Proteins encoded in a region of the Phoenix dactylifera cultivar Barhee BC4 chromosome 3, palm_55x_up_171113_PBpolish2nd_filt_p, whole genome shotgun sequence genome:
- the LOC103707992 gene encoding phenylacetaldehyde reductase-like gives MSGSGKVVCVTGASGYIASWLVKLLLQRGYTVRATVRDLADPKKTEHLHALEGANERLHLFKANLLEEGSFDSVVEGCEGVFHTASPFYHDVTDPQAELIDPAVKGTLNVFSSCIKTPVKRVVVTSSMAAVAFNGRPRTPDVVVDETWFSSAEVCKQAKLWYVLSKTLAEEAAWKFSKDNSIDMVTINPAMVIGPLLQPTLNTSAAAILNLINGSCTYPNTTFGWVNVKDVAMAHILAFEVPSASGRYCLVERVAHYAQLVKILHEQYPALKLPEKCADDKPFVPIYQVSKEKVKSLGIDYIPLETSIKETVESLREKGFVSF, from the exons ATGAGTGGGAGTGGGAAGGTGGTGTGCGTGACCGGTGCGTCCGGCTACATCGCTTCCTGGCTCGTCAAGCTTCTCCTTCAGCGCGGATATACTGTGCGCGCCACCGTCCGGGATCTTG CTGACCCGAAGAAAACTGAGCATTTGCATGCCTTGGAAGGAGCCAATGAGAGATTGCACTTGTTTAAAGCAAACTTGTTGGAAGAGGGCTCTTTTGATTCAGTGGTTGAGGGGTGTGAGGGTGTGTTTCATACAGCATCTCCTTTCTATCACGATGTCACAGATCCACAG GCGGAGTTAATCGACCCAGCAGTGAAGGGAACACTCAATGTTTTCAGTTCCTGCATTAAAACTCCTGTTAAAAGGGTGGTCGTAACATCATCGATGGCTGCTGTTGCATTTAATGGAAGACCACGAACACCTGATGTGGTAGTTGATGAGACATGGTTTTCTAGTGCAGAGGTTTGTAAGCAGGCCAAG TTGTGGTATGTACTCTCGAAGACATTGGCAGAGGAGGCTGCTTGGAAGTTTTCAAAGGATAATTCTATTGACATGGTAACAATAAACCCGGCAATGGTCATAGGTCCTCTTCTGCAACCTACTCTAAATACGAGTGCTGCTGCAATCCTGAACTTGATAAATG GATCTTGTACATATCCAAATACAACTTTCGGGTGGGTCAATGTGAAAGATGTTGCCATGGCACATATTCTGGCATTTGAAGTTCCCTCAGCAAGTGGAAGATATTGTTTAGTTGAAAGAGTTGCTCACTATGCACAGCTTGTGAAGATTTTGCATGAACAATATCCTGCTCTTAAACTGCCAGAGAA GTGCGCGGATGACAAGCCCTTTGTGCCAATATATCAGGTCTCAAAGGAAAAGGTGAAAAGCTTAGGCATTGACTACATTCCTCTAGAGACAAGCATCAAGGAGACTGTCGAAAGCTTGAGGGAGAAGGGGTTTGTGAGTTTTTAA